In Ornithorhynchus anatinus isolate Pmale09 chromosome 5, mOrnAna1.pri.v4, whole genome shotgun sequence, the DNA window ACATAAGCCAATTTGATTGTTGTAAAGAAAAATGCTGcctccaaagagaagcagcgtggatcagtggaatgagcccgggcttgggagtcagaggtcatgggttcgaatcccagctctgccactcgtcagctgtgtgactgtgggcgagtcacttcacttctctaggcctcagttacctcatctgtaaaatggggattaagactgtgagcctcacgtggggcaacctgatgaccctgtctctcccccagtgcttagaacagtgctctgcacatagtaaacgtttaacaaataccaacattattatcatcatcaaagtgGCTATTTTAAGAGCACAGAAAAGGCTACCCGTCTTGGCCACTGCTTTAGATCCAAACCCCGGATATGACACACTGCAGCAGAACATTACTCACCTGTCTTTTTGCTTCTCTCAGTTTCCTTTTGAGGGCAGTTAAAATTCTTTGTACTTCCCAGAGTCGTTcttccttggacaagtcttttatcCCCGCCTGCAAATCTCGATGCAAACAATTCAAGAGGAACTCCTACAATCAACCCCAGAAGCACTGTTGAGAATCATTTGCTCTGCAAATGCATGCAACTTCCCTTTCCTGCTTTAAACAcattctaaataataatgacattaaaagGGAGAATTTTCCTAATCCAACCTAAAACAAAAATCCTTTGTAGCAGGGTATTTACTCAGGAAGCTTTTCTGCTTTACCTTTGAACATTTTGTTGAGTTAAATGTGAACAAAGAAAGAATTACAAGAATCAACACATCGAACACCCCAGGAACAAAAATTCTGTCCCCACCTTGAGAACAACCTTCCTAGCCAAGGAGTCACTTCCTtatacgggaagcagtgtggctcagtggaaagagcacgggcttgggagtcagaggtcaaggattctaatcccagctctgccacttgtcagctgtgtgactatgggcaagtcacttcacttctgtgtgcctcagttacctcacctggaaaatggggattaagactgtgagcctcatgtgggacaacgtgattacgctgtatctaccccagcgattagaacagtgctctgcacatagtaagcacttaaacaccaacattattatatccacccTCCCACAAGGCCCTTCAAGCCAATTTCTTCTTATTCAATCCCTGAAGTCTTGCCCCAAGGTAGATGAGGTCACCACTCTACTCTCTCTTCTTTGAATGAAGTAACTGCTGTTTCTTGAGCTGTTTCTCATAAAAAGGCGTGAACTGATACACTGGTGGAATTTAATACCGACATGgcttttatattattttttaatagtatttgttaagcgcttactatgtgccaggcactaagcgctttTAATTACATTAAAATCGTTCCTCTGAACTATTTCCAGATTCTCCATATTGTTCAAACAATGGAGTTCCATGACTTGGACTGGAACCAACTCTGTAGCAGACTCAGTTCTCTTGCAACATGAGGGTTGGGTTCTTAAAGGACTCCAGATGGAGGAATAACTGCATTAGAGGACTCGTGGCTTGTGCAACGCCTTTGTACggaacggaaagagcacaggtttaggctttaggagagctgggttctaattccagtcccgccacttgccagctctgtgagcttgagcaagtcactgaatttctctgtgcctcagcttcctcatctgtaaaataaggattaaatgctccctgccctgtagactgtgagcttcatatggggcagggactgtctgacccagtgcttaatataatgcttggcacagagtaagcacttaccaaatatcaccatTAGTATTATGACTATTATGACAAGATTGGGTGATGTGTAGAGGTGCCCAGGGAAAATAATCTTCcctgaaaattatttttcagtAGTATCCTCTCCAAAATACAAACACTCAAACAGCACCACTCTGTGCACTCTGCAAATCACGATATTCTAGATTTTTTTCTGCCACCCTGCACTATCAGTCTTTGTTCTGCTTTCTGAGCAGCTTGCTCTTCCTCACCAAGTTGCCTATGCTCCACTTCAAACTTCATaatttcacttcctcttttccaggCCACGTCAGGCGGAATCCTAGTCCTGGACTTATTCAGCCTGGGATGGCTCCAGACCAATACCCCAAAAGCGAAGGCCCCAAGCTTGACTAAGTTACAGTGAGGGGGAAGAGGTCCCcatcccccacaccccacccaggCACCCCACATACAcaatcaccaccatcatccccctagaccgtaagacACACTGAAGCAGCATAATGTAgcagatacagcacgggcctgagagtcataaggtcttgtgttctaatcccagctcagccaccttgggcaaatcagcttgggcaaatcagcttgggcaaatcacttcacttctctgtgcctcagttacctcctctgtaaaatggggattgagacagtgagccccatgtgggacaaggactgtgtccaaaccaatttgcatcgacccaccccagtgcttagtacagtgtctggcccaaagtAGGCGCTTTAATATaattatttatgatgatgatgatactctttgtgggcagggaatgtgtctgtttattgtcatactgtactctcccaagggcttagtacagtactctgcacacagaaagctctcaataaatattatcgactgACCAATAGTTGTTGGGCCCACAGACCCAGGAAATTCAGGGTAAAGTGGGCTCCATATCACATACTCTGCCAGAGCTAGTCATTTCCCAAGCAGGCCTGGCCTGGTGTGAGGACCTGGCCCAGGGGTGACAGAGCTGAGCTCCTCCCGGCTAAATGTCTCAATTTCCCTAGTTCAGAGGTTTTCAACTGAGAAAACTTCAAAGCTCTATAGTGGGTCTCTCTCTCCTAGGGCAAACAATGCCACAGGATAATCAGAACTTCAGAGGTCCAGTCAGAAGCTGCCCAAGCAGAAGAATGTCCTGCCGAGCACCTggaggctttgaagcactcagaaGCTGTTTGCTCTTATCACCAGCTCCAGTTGCTGCTGCTCTCTGAGAAGTCCAGAATGTCTTATTAAAGGGAGCAGATCTTTCAGTGACTGCAGTTCGAAGGTTATGGTCCCCATTCTCAGGTTCAGATGGCTGCCAATTACATGGGGTCAGTCCAAAGTAAGGCCAAAGCAAGGTGAGCTGCCCAAACCTAAGACAAATACACAGGATTTCAACCACTGAATCAAAGATAGGACAAACCTGTCTCCTGATTTCCTCCTTTATGTTTTCTTGCGTTTCTGGCAGTGCTGGCATAGTGGCCATGTTAGACCAGCGAAGGGGTTTCGTCACCTGCTTTAGGGTCACATTCCCAAAGAGTTCTTGTACGTGGGTAAAAAATACATACAGGACACGGTTACTGATCTAAGAAAAACGAGAGATAAAACGGTCTTTTAAAAATTCCAATTTCAATTTCAATCCCCCTTACTATAGCCCACTATTACAATGTGTTCCATAATGCTCCATGAGCAAGTAGATTACATATTTTTCGTGCTACATAAATCAGGCCATCTGGCAACCGTCTACAATTACTCGGCGATGTGTCGGCATGTACGTGATAATGATTTATACCCATCTTCGGTCCTTACGTATAAATGTTTAATCAACTGTCCATTCCATTGTTTACTCTGATTAGTCTGACTGTCAGTGTTTTATACGTCTTCCCCCATGAGAGCCTAAGTTCCCCGTGGGCAGTGAATGCGTGTCCCTTGCTTGTTTTCTACTTCCctggtgcttaacacagtgcactgcatccaacGGGCGCTTAAAAAGTGCTATTACTCCTGAGACGGAAAGGATAAGAGAGCAGaccagggaggaaaaaaatgagagagatgagaggaataGAAGCCAAGAGAGAGACTTAGGGATAGAAAAAAACAGGGTGGGAAAGAGgccaaaaaggagagagagagaagcacacTTGacattcgttgtggacaggaaatttgtctgtactgtcccaagcgcttagtaaagtgctctgcacagagaaagcacttaataaatccaatcGACCGACTGGAAGAGTAAAAAGATGAGGAGTGGCCCTCCTCATACCCCTCTCTGCGCCCCGcctcccccaaacacacatacacaccccttcCCAACTCTCCTGCCCCTCATATGCACACAAAATCCTAAACAAAAACCAGGAGCAAGGAAAAGACACCCTGGAAAGTTAGAAAAGGCTGGACCAGGCTGAGCAAGGGAGGCCAAGAGATAAATAGGAAATGGGCTGACAGAGAAGAGGAAACATAAACAGTAAAGTCAGCCCAAGTTGGTCTGGCCCCCACCAAGTCAATGGACAGAAACACTAAGGCCAGGAggacaggagaaagaaaagacacGGCCTGCCACAAAACCACAGAAAGAGAAGCTTAATGCAAAGGGAGGaaacagggaaaaagaaaaatgctacAGGAACACCTACATTGGCATTCTAACATCTTTACTGACTTCAAATAGTCTTTAACGGATAAACCTGGGCATTGCTCCCACTAGCTGACAGGTGATCAATtctgatagggaaactgaggcaacagattCAAGAAAAGAACAGATAAACTGATTGGTCTAAGCACTTGTTTTAAGTGACTGCAAAAGTGTTTCTTAATGGAAAGGCTTTCCATTCAGATTGTTTTCAAagccagatgagaagcagcacggcctagtggatagaacatggttctcggagtcagaagccctggattctaattctaattctgaaTTTTGCTTCCAATTTATACAGTAAAATGCCCAGAAGACAcacttaatagaaataaatgtcttttttatggtatttcttaagtgctttactatgtgccaggcactggctacGTGACttacatgcctggcacacagtacgagcttaacaaatgcaaaacaAAATAATTTCAGAAATATACCACAAAAATAAATGATAATTTTAGAAATTAGATGaatgcctggggtagatacaagcaaacagtaagcgcgcaataaacacaattgaatgagagctcacctcctccaagaggccttccagactgagcttccccttttccctctgctccctctcggctcccccttcacctcccctcagctaagcccccttccccctttccctctgctcctcctgctctcccttcccctcagcactgtgctcatttgtacatatttttattaccctatttattttgttaatgaggtgcacatccccttgattctaccgaagcagtgtggctcagtggaaagagcacgggctttggcgtcagaggtcatgggttcgaatcccggctcggccacttgtcagctgtgtgacttcgggcaagtcacttaacttctctgtgcctcagttacttcatctgtaaaatggggatgaagactgtgagccccacgtgggacaacctgattcccgtgtgtctaccccagcgcttagaacagtgctcggcacatagtaagcgcttaacaaataccaacattattatcatcattattattattattatcgtgattaagttgtcttgtttttgtccgtctgtctcccccgattagactgtgagaccgtcaatgggcagggatggtctctatctgttgccgaattgtacattccaagcgctcaggacagtgctctgcacatagtaagcgctcaataaacactattgaatgaattaatgaatgaatgatacaaactaatcaggttggccagagtCCAGGCCccatatgtgacttgcccaggatcacagagcagacaaattgtggaatagggattagaacccaggtctttctgactctatccatggggccactctgcttcttcattGCTCATTTACATGAGCCCCTAACTGCTACCTCAAATTTAGGCTGGACTGGCATACTTTCCCAAAACTACTATTGAAATTAAAGAAAAGACTGGAAACCAGTCTCCTCTGGTTTTCTTCCCCTGTGGACAGTGAAAAATATCACCATGGATCTAATCAGGGGGAAAAATACATGAGAGCAcaaacaatgtaataataattcttgtcCATGAGATCAGACATGAGAATGAAGACCAAATAGAGCTGTTGGAATACACCCCTATTAATATACTGTCCAGTTCACTCACTAACGGGCTTCATTCAAGGTACGAATTAAAAAATGTCTTTTTAGCAGCTAACTGCAATGCAATTCATAAGATGAAAGCCATGAATAAATTACTTCCATCGGGTTTTTCTTAACCTGCTGCCTAACCAACTTTTAAACTCAGTCCCCTCACTGCACTGGCAATCTTTTAACTACCGAACTCTACTTTTCTGAGTTTCAAGAATGAACGCAACCCCATTTGACCAATCTTGTCATTGAAAAAACCAACATATTTTGGTAATATTTTGTGAACTCCAAATTACAGGTGACTAACGTCTATTGTGATTGGATGTATTAAACAATCCTAGGTCAAGCACGTGTCAAGTTGCAAATTGCCTAATGACAGCTGAAGGCCAAAGGTGCTCTTCATCTAATTGATGCCAACATTGCCCTCATTACTAATAAAAGCAAAAGACACGGGAGCCTGTTCTCAACAGGAGCCATAACCTAGCCGCCTCTCCACTGTTTTCCACGCAGGATAAGCCACCCCAGAAAGAATTCCCAGTCACCGGGACCGCCCCCATTACATTTCTTGGGCTGCACGAGATCCACGTGCAGAAAATCATATACCTGAACGGTAGGGCTGAGCACTATAGAAATGTTCTGTATGTTCATTTTTGTTTCCAGTTCCTTTGCGATAACATGATCCATGTGCACAATCAGCCAGGAAATCAGGAGATAGTTACACTCCGGCAACTCTCTGAGTAAGCGCTGGCACTCCTGCACTTTCTCACCCTCTGTGTTCCTCCCACACGCCTCTTCAAAGCGGGGCATAAGCTCTTTGGTCAGCAAGTTCTCCGGGAGGTCTCTTAAATACTGCTTCAGCAAGCTGGCTATGgtgttgggctcatagtcttccaaGTTGGGAGACTCCTCTCGGTCATAGGCTGCTTTTAGCTCATCCACCTTGGATTTTATTccttgaaaaggaaaaagaaaacaggaaaaaaaaaaagatgagaaaacagaatCAAATACACTGAACTGGACAAAAGCTCTCTCCGTGTTGCTGCCCCACCGCCCAGTCGAAGATCCATAAGGAGATTAAGTAGCCAGTTGGGTCGGGACCGCTAAGAAGACGTCACTGTTTGAAGTTGTTCGAGTCAGAACCTATATGTCAACAACAAGCATCAAAACTCAGGAAGAAAAGCACTCACCACAGACAAAGACCTTCCGGGAGCCCAGTACCAGAAGGtcgtttaggagtcagaagaagtcccgactctgccacttgtctgctgtgtgatgttgggcaaatcatttcacttttctgtgcctcaattacctcatctgtaaaatggggattacgactgggagtcccatgtgggacagggactgtgtcgaacccgatttgcttgtatccaccccagcacttagtacagtacctagcacagagtaagcacttaaataccacagttataattaccattgttattattaagtgagttAGGGAACCGGTATGCATGaaccaggctgctgctgctgatgataactgtggtatttattaagcgcttactctgtgtgaagcactgtactaagcactgaggtagatacaagtattcaggtcccacaaggggctcacagtgttagtaggaaggagaatagttctttaattcccatttggcagatgagggaaccgaggcacagagaagttaagtgacttgtccaaggtcacacagcaggcaaatagctgagttgggattagaacccaggtcctctgactcccaggcccgtgctctttccactacgccaagctccTGATTGAGCACCGCCACCTAATCGTAAGGCTGTTCGACGGCCTCCGACAGAGCCTCTCGGGTGGCCCAGAGTCCCGGGGCCTGGCCCCGCTGGGACTcagcataatttattcattcagtcgcatttattgagcacttactgtgtgcagagcactgaactaggagattgggagagtatattataacaataaacagacatatttcctgcccacgattagCTCAGTCTAGAGTTTAGCTCACAGTGAGCGGAGGGGCGCGCCTGATATTCTTTTAACCAGGCCTACAGCCCTACTgggacctgggagggagggaaaagggaagaggtacAGCAGTTGTATACAGGTGTCCATATGCACCGCTGGGCTGAATTCCTATCCCGCACACCCACACGTGCACAGGTCAGTGTACTCCACCTGGGCTGGGAGGAGGTCAGTAGGAGCTATGGCCCCCCCATGTCCCTCACCTGGGAAAAAATAGAAAACACTGCTTTGCCAACAGGTTGGAGGGCAGTCACTCCCACTTCGGCCCCAGGTCTGTGCCCATCTGAGCAAATAGATGCTTTCTTgagcaccttcagtcaatcaatcatatttactgagtgcctgctgtgtgccgagcactgtgctagatgagcctgcagtctagagggggagatagacattaatataaataaattatggataggtgcataagtgctgcggggttgaggaaggggtgaataattaataataattatggtatttcttgagcgcttactatgtgccaagcactgttctaagcgctggggtagacacaaggttgtcccatgtggggctcacaagttactccccattttacagatgagggaatggaggcacagagaagttaaatgacttgcccaagtcatacagctgataagtggcagagccaggattagaatccacaccctctgactcccaagcctgtgctccttccagtaagccagaaaatccaagtgcaaggaagaCCCAGAagggaaattataataataataacaatgttggtatttgctaagcgcttagtatgtgcagagcactgttctaagcgctggggtagatacagggtaatcaggttgtcccacgtgaggctcacagtcttcatccccattttacagatgaggtaactgaggcacagagaagttaagtgacttgcccacagtcacatagctgacaagtggcagatccgggattcgaacccatgacctctgcctcccaagcccgtgctctttccgctgagccacgctgcttctctggaaaggagaagatgaaatggggcatggtcagggaaggcctcagaggcGATGTGCcgccaataagactttgaaggtggggagaataattgtcagccATCTGTCACGTTCCCGGAGGAGCTGGAGGGAGCCCCCAAAAGGCAGTTTCTTGGTTAAGAAAATGTCTTCCCACTAAAAATTTGACCCTCAAAATAAAATTAGCCTGAGGAACACTAATCACTTAGGGGGAGGATATTCAGATATAGTTCAACTTAAAAATTCAAGAAcatcaaataatttacagagtATTTACAGGGGTACAAGATTTTCCGTGAGACAAACCCCTAAACACTAGAGAAACCAATGCTTCTAGTGACATGCTATTGATATAGCAGGAGAAAGTCACAAACTCTCCTGCTTGCGGTAGGCCAAAGATTCCAATGTCTGAAGAGCAGCTTATTCCAACCTAGGAGGTGGGACCAACACAACCAAGAGTGTTCAAAGAGTTTACACGGAGACTGAAttggaacaatataacagaccttgtaattttatttgtgttgatgtctgtctttccccacctagaccatgagctctttgtgggcagggattgtcactgtttattattgtatggttctttcccaagggcttagtacaatgctctgcacacagtaagtgcttcataaatacgatgtctaccacctctgttacagtgtactctctcagtcgtttagtacagtgctctgcatgtagtaagtgcccaataaataccattaatggaaaCCCGGTTCTGCCTCAATTATCTCCTAAGGAAGACTGACTTTTCCTCCCTCAATTAGAGCATCTATACCTATGCGTCGACATTGACCGTGACATTAAGCCATTAGGAAAGGTGGTTTAACCGATAATTTTCTCTTCTGCCAGGGGCCAGCCCAAGGAAAGGATGGATGGGGAGGAGACGCGGCTGAAGAAAGGCAAGCAGAATTAGAAAAATCTAAGCTGATGAAGAGGAGCAGGACAACTGCCAACCTGGAAAATTTCTGACTAGTCCCATCAGAAAGGTAGGTTTTGGCTAGTGAGAGAGAAGAATtatctccacttctctcctcaagCACCCAGCAGACTTTGAGGCAAAAccatttggaaagaaagggaactgaggcacggtttGGCGTGGCCCCACCTGCTCTGGCTCTGAGCTGTGTGTTCCTCTACAGCTGAGAGCAGGTGGGCGACGACAAATAAAACTGAGTGCTGAATTCCTGAGCCTAAGGAAGGTTTTGGAGAAGAGGTGTTGCGATACGCACCCTTCAAAAGAGTTTTGGCCACTAGCCACTCGTCAACTTTGAATCAGTGTGGAGTGAATCTGAGGATCACACTCACTAAGGGAGAGCACGTCCGCCAAATTCAAAACGACCGAGGAGATGAACGTGCCCGGGGCCAAACCACGAGCTGCCTCCAAACCCAATCGTTTCTTCGAAAACCGGGGGACCGGGCACGGACCACGGCGGGGAGTGAGGCAAGCGGTACCTGAAACTCTGTAGATGCCTTCGCATTTCATGCCGTACTTCTCCACGTAATCTATACATTCACGGAACACAGCCGGCAGGCGGATGCCGTCGTACATCATGGTTCTCTCCGCCGCGTCGGCCACGGGGATCCCAAAGACGGGTCTGACGTGGGGAATGTCCACCGGAGGCAGCTCTGGCTCTGGAGttggctttttctttttcttcttttccttccactgCTTCACCACATCAGCCGCCGTCAAGTCCTTCGACTTCTTCTCTTTATGTTTCTCCTCCTTGTGCTTTTCTTCTTTATGCTTTTCTTCTTTGGGTTTCTCTTTGATTTTaaaatccttttccttctttttagaGAAGCTGGGCTTTTTGAAGACGTGGATCCCCTTGGACCGCTTCATTTTGGAAGGGCTCTCGGCTTCATCGCCGGAGCTGTCCTCCTGAAACGCAGCATAGCCTTCCGCTGTCGGGCGGAAAGGACAGAGAGACGTTACTACGATCGCGCCGTCGGAACCGCCGGCCACCTGGAAGAGACTCAGAACAAACAGGAATGGAAAAAAGACGCCGGCCGGGTGCCCCGGCTACTGGATCTGCTGCTTCGGCTAATAGATAGCCTCTTGGAAGACTGAAGGTCCTGGCAAGAGTCAACTTCTGgatcacctagagaagcagcagggcctagtggacagaatccAGGTGTCAGAATCCATGCGTTCTGACTCACCCCACCCTCGTCACCCCCCTGCTCGCAGCATTCCTACGTATCGTGCCGGGAATTTGCCGCTGATGGAGTTAGTACTTTTCGTAATGCCCTAATGCTGCCTTCAggactcagaagggcctgggttcttatcccagctctgtcacgcgttggctgtgtgaccttgggcaagtcacctgcttctctgtgactcagtcacctcatctgttaaatggagattaagactgcgggccctatctggggcagggaccgtgtccgatccgatcaccttgtatctaccccagagcttagtaaacgcctggcacagagtaagtgcttgacaaatactacaattatgacTACTCATTTGGTGTTTGAATAATTTGCTTTCTATCACCAAAATTTCATAAGTACTGAGGACTTGCCTAAGAACAATTACAAAAAAAGCAGTCAACAAAGTCTTCCAAAACCGGGCTACTGAGTCCACGTGCAGTGTCGACTCGGGTGGGCAAAAACGAAGGATTGGGAGCGAAACGTGAACGAACCAACGAATG includes these proteins:
- the RALBP1 gene encoding ralA-binding protein 1: MTECFLPPTSSPGEQRRVEHGSGLTRTPSSEEISPTKFPGLYRTGEPSPPHDSLHEPPDLVSDEEKEHGKKKGKFKKKEKRTEGYAAFQEDSSGDEAESPSKMKRSKGIHVFKKPSFSKKKEKDFKIKEKPKEEKHKEEKHKEEKHKEKKSKDLTAADVVKQWKEKKKKKKPTPEPELPPVDIPHVRPVFGIPVADAAERTMMYDGIRLPAVFRECIDYVEKYGMKCEGIYRVSGIKSKVDELKAAYDREESPNLEDYEPNTIASLLKQYLRDLPENLLTKELMPRFEEACGRNTEGEKVQECQRLLRELPECNYLLISWLIVHMDHVIAKELETKMNIQNISIVLSPTVQISNRVLYVFFTHVQELFGNVTLKQVTKPLRWSNMATMPALPETQENIKEEIRRQEFLLNCLHRDLQAGIKDLSKEERLWEVQRILTALKRKLREAKRQECETKIAQEIASLSKEDVSKEEMNENEEVINILLAQEDEILTEQEELLAMEQFLRRQIASEKEEIERLRAEIAEIQSRQQHGRSETEEYSSESESESEDEEELQIILEDLQRQNEELEIKNNHLNQAIHEEREAIIELRVQLRLLQMQRAKSEQQVQEEEEPEKRGGGSHQQRDSVPETKAAKEQPKAVKEQVKPSPSKDRKETPI